One Deltaproteobacteria bacterium genomic region harbors:
- a CDS encoding adenosylhomocysteinase produces MNYDIKDLNLAAQGALRIEWALQSMPVLEIIRKRFLKEKPLKGVRLAACLHVTTETAGLVRTLQAGGAEVAVCASNPLSTQDDVAAALVRQDQVPVFAIKGEDSKTYYQHIYQALEFKPHLTMDDGADLVSTIHSEKRALLKGILGGTEETTTGVIRLRSMAEKKVLAYPIVAVNDAKTKHFFDNRYGTGQSTIDGIIRATNRLLAGSTFVICGYGWCGRGVAMRAKGMGANVVIVEVDPLKALEAVMDGFGVMPMAEAARVGDFFCTLTGDINVVRKEHFLQMKSGAIVANSGHFNVELDLKGLEQISKKRRVIREFVEEFTLTSGKKINVLGEGRLINLAAAEGHPSSVMDMSFANQALCAEYMVQKAKSLKKTVYGVPQEIDDEIARLKLASMGIKIDSLTAEQKKYLASWEMGT; encoded by the coding sequence TTGAACTATGACATCAAAGACTTAAATCTGGCAGCTCAAGGGGCCTTGCGCATCGAATGGGCTCTGCAGAGCATGCCGGTTCTGGAAATTATCCGAAAACGTTTCTTAAAAGAAAAACCCCTGAAAGGGGTTCGTTTGGCTGCCTGTCTCCATGTAACCACCGAGACGGCCGGCCTGGTCCGGACCCTTCAAGCCGGCGGGGCCGAAGTGGCGGTCTGTGCCTCCAATCCCTTGAGTACCCAGGACGATGTGGCCGCCGCCCTGGTCCGTCAGGACCAGGTCCCGGTCTTCGCCATCAAAGGGGAAGACAGCAAGACCTATTACCAGCATATCTATCAGGCCCTGGAATTCAAGCCCCATTTAACCATGGACGATGGGGCTGACCTGGTGTCCACCATTCATTCCGAAAAAAGGGCCCTTCTGAAGGGCATCCTGGGGGGCACGGAGGAAACCACCACCGGCGTGATCCGCTTACGGAGCATGGCCGAAAAAAAGGTCCTGGCCTATCCGATTGTGGCCGTTAATGATGCCAAGACCAAACATTTTTTCGATAACCGGTATGGCACCGGCCAGAGTACTATTGACGGTATTATTCGGGCTACCAACCGCCTGCTGGCCGGAAGCACCTTTGTGATTTGCGGTTACGGCTGGTGTGGAAGGGGCGTAGCGATGCGGGCCAAGGGGATGGGGGCCAATGTGGTTATCGTGGAAGTGGATCCATTGAAGGCCCTGGAAGCGGTGATGGACGGCTTTGGGGTAATGCCTATGGCCGAAGCGGCCAGGGTAGGGGATTTCTTCTGTACCCTGACCGGTGACATCAATGTGGTTCGGAAAGAACATTTTTTACAGATGAAAAGCGGGGCCATCGTGGCCAACTCCGGGCACTTTAATGTCGAGCTGGATCTGAAAGGTCTGGAGCAGATCAGCAAAAAGCGCCGGGTCATTCGGGAGTTTGTGGAAGAGTTTACCTTGACCAGCGGGAAAAAGATCAATGTTCTGGGGGAAGGTCGATTGATTAATCTGGCGGCGGCTGAAGGCCATCCTTCCAGTGTCATGGATATGAGTTTTGCCAATCAGGCCTTATGTGCCGAATATATGGTACAGAAAGCCAAATCCTTAAAGAAGACCGTCTATGGGGTCCCCCAGGAAATCGATGATGAAATCGCCCGGCTGAAGCTGGCCTCCATGGGGATCAAAATAGACAGCCTGACGGCCGAACAGAAGAAGTATCTGGCTTCCTGGGAGATGGGGACGTAA